In a single window of the Silurus meridionalis isolate SWU-2019-XX chromosome 8, ASM1480568v1, whole genome shotgun sequence genome:
- the LOC124389865 gene encoding E2F-associated phosphoprotein, producing MNRKEEYDSYEIEEPSDEERASSSSEDELDILLNGTPDQKKKLIREYLTGESESSSGDEFEKEMEAELSGTMKTMECTWTAPSTQGETSQLGGNAQSTERAQQSKQYDNIYFDSDSDEDIQAGKIAVKTKKQRNMLTNDELLYDPEEDDRDQAWVDAKRKEYRSRRRPISSAQRRNQSQPLPSSDAILNCPACMTTLCLDCQRHEKYRTQYRAMFVMNCMVDKDEVLRYKAAKQKKQRRKKIRPDHVATSTEEKSETEAKAGLTDSRLSGMDEEEIYHPVKCTECSTEVAVYDKDEVYHFFNILASYC from the exons ATGAACCGAAAAGAAGAATATGATTCTTACGAGATCGAGGAACCGAGTGATGAAGAAAGAGCGAGTAGCAG CTCTGAGGATGAGCTCGACATTCTTCTTAACGGAACCCCCGATCAGAAGAAGAAGCTCATCCGTGAGTACCTGACTGGGGAAAGTGAGTCGTCGAGCGGGGATGAGTTTGAGAAAGAAATGGAGGCAGAGCTAAGCGGTACCATGAAAACCATGGAGTGCACATGGACGGCTCCGTCTACTCAAG GTGAGACCTCTCAGCTTGGTGGCAACGCACAAAGCACAGAAAGGGCACAGCAGTCCAAGCAATATgacaatatatattttgattctgattctgatgaagACATCCAAGCTGGTAAGATAGCTGTGAAAA CGAAAAAACAGCGCAATATGCTCACAAATGATGAGTTGTTATATGACCCAGAAGAAGATGATCGGGACCAGGCTTGGGTAGATGCCAAAAGAAAAGA GTACAGGAGCCGGAGACGACCCATTTCATCTGCACAGAGAAGAAACCAATCTCAGCCTCTTCCAAGCAGTGATGCCATCCTCAACTGCCCTGCATGTATGACTACGCTCTGTCTGGACTGTCAAAG GCATGAGAAATACAGGACGCAGTACAGAGCCATGTTTGTAATGAACTGTATGGTGGATAAGGATGAAGTACTGAGGtataaagcagcaaaacagaaGAAACAACGCAGGAAGAAGATCCGTCCGGACCATGTGGCCACATCAACAGAGGAAAAGTCTGAGACAGAGGCAAAAGCAGGACTGACTGACTCCAGGCTGAGTGGGATGGATGAAGAAGAGATCTATCACCCAGTAAAGTGTACAGAGTGTTCGACTGAAGTGGCTGTATATGATAAAGACGAGGTCTATCACTTCTTCAATATTCTTGCAAGCTATTGCTGA
- the sptssa gene encoding serine palmitoyltransferase small subunit A produces MALGDAWKQISWFYYQYLLVTALYMLEPWERTIFNSLLVSVAAMAVYTGFVFMPQHIMAILHYFEVIQ; encoded by the exons ATGGCGTTAGGAGATGCGTGGAAACAGATATCCTGGTTTTACTACCAGTATCTTCTCGTCACGGCGCTGTACATGCTGGAGCCTTGGGAGCGAACCATCTTCA ATTCTCTCCTGGTCTCTGTAGCAGCCATGGCCGTATACACAGGCTTTGTTTTTATGCCGCAGCACATCATGGCCATTTTACACTACTTTGAGGTGATCCAGTGA